A DNA window from Mycolicibacter terrae contains the following coding sequences:
- the tkt gene encoding transketolase, translated as MTTAAEISALTRPHHPDDWAEIDSVAVDTARVLAADAVQKVGNGHPGTAMSLAPLAYTLFQRVMRHDPSDTHWLGRDRFVLSCGHSSLTLYIQLYLGGFGLELSDIEALRTWGSKTPGHPEFRHTKGVEITTGPLGQGLASAVGMAMAARYERGLFDPDAAPGESPFDHYIYVIASDGDIQEGVTSEASSLAGVQQLGNLIVFYDHNKISIEDDTAIALCEDTAARYRAYGWHVQEIEGGENVTGIEEAIAKAKAVTDQPSFISLRTIIGYPAPEKMNTGAAHGAALGDDEVAATKSALGFDPDKSFDVREDVITHTRGLVARGKEAHADWQAQFEAWAAREPERKALLDRLIAGELPEGWDADLPYWEPGSKAVATRAASGKVLSAVGPKLPELWGGSADLAGSNNTTMDGVKSFGPASISTQDYTADPYGRTLHFGIREHAMGSILSGIVLHGPTRAYGGTFLQFSDYMRPAVRLAALMDIDPIYVWTHDSIGLGEDGPTHQPIEHLAALRAIPRLSVVRPADANETAHAWRIVLARGADSGPVGLVLTRQGVPILEGTDPEGVARGGYVLGGSGAAGAAQPDVLLIATGSEVQLAVEAQKLLADKNINARVVSMPCLEWFESQPAEYRDAVLPPAVSARVAVEAGVAQCWHKLVGDTGEIVSIEHYGESADYKTLFREFGFTPEAVVAAAERTLNN; from the coding sequence GTGACCACTGCTGCAGAGATCTCCGCCCTTACCCGACCGCACCACCCCGACGACTGGGCCGAGATCGACTCGGTCGCCGTCGACACCGCCCGGGTGCTGGCCGCCGATGCGGTGCAGAAGGTCGGTAACGGCCACCCCGGCACGGCGATGAGCCTGGCTCCGCTGGCATACACGCTGTTCCAGCGGGTGATGCGCCACGATCCCTCCGACACGCACTGGCTGGGCCGCGACCGGTTCGTGCTGTCCTGCGGGCACTCCAGCCTGACCCTCTACATCCAGCTCTACCTGGGCGGTTTCGGTCTGGAGCTCTCCGACATCGAGGCGTTGCGCACCTGGGGATCCAAGACTCCGGGGCACCCGGAGTTCCGCCACACCAAGGGTGTGGAGATCACCACCGGTCCCCTGGGCCAGGGTCTGGCGTCCGCCGTCGGAATGGCGATGGCCGCCCGCTACGAACGCGGACTGTTCGACCCGGACGCCGCCCCCGGCGAGAGCCCGTTCGACCACTACATCTACGTGATCGCCTCCGACGGTGACATCCAGGAAGGCGTCACCAGTGAGGCGTCCTCGCTGGCCGGCGTCCAGCAGCTCGGCAACCTGATCGTGTTCTACGACCACAACAAGATCTCCATCGAGGACGACACCGCGATCGCGCTGTGCGAGGACACCGCCGCCCGCTACCGGGCCTACGGCTGGCACGTCCAGGAGATCGAGGGCGGCGAGAACGTCACCGGCATCGAGGAGGCGATCGCCAAGGCGAAGGCGGTCACCGACCAGCCGTCGTTCATCTCGCTGCGCACGATCATCGGGTACCCGGCCCCCGAGAAGATGAACACCGGCGCCGCCCACGGCGCGGCGCTGGGTGACGACGAGGTGGCCGCCACCAAATCCGCACTCGGGTTCGACCCGGACAAGTCCTTCGACGTCCGCGAGGACGTGATCACCCACACCCGGGGGCTGGTGGCCCGCGGCAAGGAGGCTCACGCCGACTGGCAGGCGCAGTTCGAGGCCTGGGCGGCCCGGGAGCCGGAACGCAAGGCACTGCTGGACCGCCTGATCGCCGGTGAGCTGCCGGAAGGCTGGGACGCCGACCTGCCGTACTGGGAGCCCGGCTCCAAGGCGGTGGCCACCCGCGCCGCATCCGGCAAGGTGCTCTCGGCGGTGGGGCCGAAGCTTCCCGAATTGTGGGGCGGCTCAGCCGATCTGGCCGGCAGCAACAACACCACGATGGACGGCGTCAAGTCGTTCGGCCCGGCGTCGATCTCCACCCAGGACTACACCGCCGACCCCTATGGCCGCACCCTGCACTTCGGGATCCGTGAGCACGCGATGGGCTCGATCCTGTCGGGCATCGTGCTGCACGGCCCGACCCGAGCCTACGGCGGTACCTTCCTGCAGTTCTCCGACTACATGCGGCCCGCGGTGCGACTGGCGGCGCTGATGGACATCGATCCGATCTACGTGTGGACCCACGACTCGATCGGCCTGGGTGAAGACGGCCCCACCCATCAGCCGATCGAGCACCTGGCGGCACTGCGCGCCATCCCCCGGCTGTCGGTGGTGCGCCCGGCCGACGCCAATGAGACCGCCCACGCCTGGCGCATTGTGCTGGCCCGCGGCGCGGACAGCGGTCCGGTCGGGCTGGTTCTGACCCGTCAGGGTGTGCCGATCCTGGAGGGTACCGACCCCGAGGGCGTGGCCCGCGGCGGATACGTCCTCGGCGGTTCCGGCGCCGCGGGCGCAGCACAGCCCGACGTGCTGCTGATCGCCACCGGATCGGAGGTACAACTGGCCGTGGAAGCTCAGAAACTCTTGGCGGACAAGAACATCAATGCCCGCGTGGTGTCGATGCCCTGTCTGGAGTGGTTCGAGTCGCAGCCGGCCGAGTACCGCGACGCGGTGCTGCCGCCCGCGGTGTCGGCGCGGGTCGCGGTCGAAGCCGGTGTCGCGCAGTGCTGGCATAAGCTGGTCGGCGACACCGGGGAAATCGTCTCGATCGAGCACTACGGCGAATCCGCCGACTACAAAACCCTGTTCCGCGAGTTCGGTTTCACCCCGGAGGCCGTCGTCGCCGCCGCCGAACGGACCTTGAACAACTGA